A single genomic interval of Thermotoga sp. Mc24 harbors:
- the uxaC gene encoding glucuronate isomerase, with protein MFLGEDYLLTNRAAVRLFNEVKDLPIVDPHNHLDAKDIVENKPWNDIWEVEGATDHYVWELMRRCGVSEEYITGSRSNKEKWLALAKVFPRFVGNPTYEWIHLDLWRRFNIKKVISEETAEEIWEETKKKLPEMTPQKLLRDMKVEILCTTDDPVSTLEHHRKAKEVVEGVTILPTWRPDRAMNVDKEGWKEYVEKMGERYGEDTSTLEGFLSALWKSHEHFKEHGCVASDHALLEPSVYYVDENRARAVHEKAFSGEKLTQDEINDYKAFMMIQFGKMNQETNWVTQLHIGALRDYRDSLFKTLGPDSGGDISTNFLRIAEGLRYFLNEFDGKLKIVLYVLDPTHLPTIATIARAFPNVYVGAPWWFNDSPFGMEMHLKYLASVDLLYNLAGMVTDSRKLLSFGSRTEMFRRVLSNVVGEMVEKGQIPIKEAKELVKHVSYDGPKSLFFR; from the coding sequence ATGTTTCTTGGAGAGGATTACCTTCTGACAAACAGAGCAGCTGTGCGATTGTTCAATGAGGTCAAGGATCTTCCCATTGTGGATCCACACAACCATCTGGATGCGAAAGACATCGTTGAGAACAAACCCTGGAACGATATCTGGGAAGTAGAGGGGGCAACAGATCATTATGTGTGGGAACTCATGAGACGCTGTGGTGTTTCAGAAGAGTACATAACCGGGTCGAGAAGTAACAAAGAGAAGTGGCTTGCACTCGCAAAGGTGTTTCCAAGATTTGTGGGAAATCCAACCTACGAGTGGATACACCTTGATCTCTGGAGAAGGTTCAACATAAAGAAGGTAATTTCAGAAGAGACGGCAGAAGAGATATGGGAAGAAACGAAAAAGAAGCTTCCTGAGATGACACCTCAGAAACTTCTCAGAGACATGAAGGTGGAGATCCTTTGCACGACAGATGATCCTGTTTCCACTCTGGAACATCACAGGAAGGCAAAAGAAGTGGTGGAAGGTGTTACCATCCTTCCCACCTGGAGGCCGGACAGAGCAATGAACGTGGACAAAGAGGGATGGAAAGAGTACGTGGAGAAGATGGGGGAGCGTTACGGTGAAGATACCTCCACGCTGGAGGGTTTCCTGAGTGCGCTCTGGAAATCCCACGAACATTTCAAGGAGCATGGTTGTGTGGCGAGTGACCATGCTCTCCTGGAGCCATCGGTGTACTATGTGGATGAAAACAGAGCAAGGGCAGTTCATGAAAAAGCCTTCAGTGGGGAGAAACTCACTCAGGATGAAATAAACGATTACAAGGCTTTCATGATGATTCAGTTTGGGAAAATGAACCAGGAAACGAACTGGGTGACACAGCTTCACATCGGTGCTTTGAGAGATTACAGAGACAGTCTTTTCAAAACACTCGGACCGGACTCAGGAGGAGATATTTCGACGAACTTTCTGAGAATTGCAGAAGGGCTGAGGTACTTTCTGAACGAGTTCGACGGAAAGCTCAAGATCGTTCTCTATGTACTCGATCCCACGCATCTTCCAACGATAGCCACCATTGCACGTGCTTTCCCAAATGTTTATGTCGGTGCTCCATGGTGGTTCAACGACAGTCCATTCGGCATGGAGATGCACCTGAAATACCTCGCTTCAGTCGATCTTCTGTACAACCTTGCGGGGATGGTCACAGATTCCAGAAAACTTCTCTCCTTCGGTTCCAGAACGGAGATGTTCAGGAGGGTTCTTTCGAATGTGGTGGGAGAGATGGTTGAAAAAGGGCAGATTCCCATCAAGGAAGCGAAGGAACTCGTGAAGCACGTTAGTTACGATGGCCCGAAGTCTCTCTTCTTTAGATGA